The proteins below are encoded in one region of Holophagaceae bacterium:
- a CDS encoding arsenate reductase (glutaredoxin) has translation MKAGELLRRGEAVFQGKYSDHDLSDEEALEAMLAHPILMERPIVVRGGKAVVARPAERVLELL, from the coding sequence ATGAAGGCGGGTGAGCTGCTGAGGCGCGGCGAGGCGGTGTTCCAGGGAAAATATTCGGATCACGACCTCAGTGATGAAGAAGCGCTCGAAGCGATGCTGGCGCATCCGATCCTGATGGAGCGCCCCATCGTCGTACGCGGCGGCAAGGCCGTGGTGGCGAGGCCTGCGGAACGGGTGTTGGAGCTGCTCTAG
- a CDS encoding response regulator, giving the protein MTPPPTLLVVDDEELFLRTALDGFAGSALDMTVLTAKNGKLAAQILDDHRVDLVVTDLKMPELDGYGLLSHMSRHHPGVPAIVMTAFGTPEIESRLRDQGVTCVLDKPFDFPRLQNAVAEALSAMASGHLTGISLATFLQMIQIERKTCMVRVEAKGGQGLLHFLDGQLIHAQAGTSTGDDAALAILAWEDPAIELLKGRTPVPGQPMRSLPNLLMEACRIKDEARVSRAPGVAEPLSPADLEDPPILQVPPPPPTSHKEHAMAAADKLKELASIDGFAGCGLFTPTGEQLCLLAAEGVNLKEVGVLANNVLMNAQKASLEMGTGRGQQVHVEAEHAHILVRCLNEGTDPLRSMPGKAHIHMVLILKEDASIGMAKLKINAVIAKMAEDFRG; this is encoded by the coding sequence ATGACCCCCCCTCCCACCCTGCTGGTGGTGGACGACGAAGAGCTGTTCCTGAGGACAGCCTTGGACGGCTTTGCCGGATCCGCCCTGGACATGACCGTGCTCACCGCCAAGAACGGCAAGCTGGCGGCGCAGATCCTCGACGACCACCGGGTGGACCTGGTCGTGACGGACTTGAAGATGCCCGAACTGGACGGCTACGGGCTGCTGTCCCACATGAGCCGCCATCATCCCGGGGTTCCAGCCATCGTCATGACCGCCTTCGGCACGCCGGAGATCGAAAGCCGCCTCAGGGACCAGGGCGTCACCTGCGTGCTGGACAAGCCCTTCGATTTCCCACGCCTCCAGAACGCCGTGGCCGAAGCCCTCTCGGCCATGGCCAGCGGCCACCTCACCGGCATCAGCCTGGCCACCTTCCTCCAGATGATCCAGATCGAGCGGAAGACCTGCATGGTGCGGGTGGAGGCCAAGGGGGGCCAGGGACTGCTCCACTTCCTGGATGGCCAGCTGATCCACGCCCAGGCAGGGACATCCACCGGGGACGACGCGGCCCTGGCCATCCTCGCCTGGGAGGATCCCGCCATCGAACTGCTGAAGGGCCGCACCCCCGTTCCGGGACAACCCATGCGGTCCCTGCCCAACCTGCTGATGGAAGCCTGCCGCATCAAGGATGAAGCCCGGGTGTCCAGGGCCCCCGGCGTCGCTGAACCTCTCTCCCCCGCTGATCTGGAAGATCCTCCGATCCTCCAGGTCCCTCCGCCCCCTCCCACTTCTCACAAGGAGCACGCCATGGCTGCTGCTGACAAACTGAAAGAACTTGCCTCGATCGACGGCTTCGCAGGCTGCGGCCTGTTCACTCCGACGGGGGAGCAACTCTGCCTCCTCGCCGCCGAAGGCGTGAACCTCAAGGAAGTCGGCGTCCTCGCCAACAATGTGCTGATGAACGCCCAGAAGGCCTCGTTGGAAATGGGGACCGGCCGGGGCCAGCAGGTGCACGTGGAAGCCGAGCACGCCCACATTCTCGTGCGCTGCCTCAACGAAGGCACGGATCCCCTGCGTTCGATGCCCGGGAAGGCCCACATCCATATGGTCCTGATCCTGAAGGAGGATGCGAGCATCGGCATGGCCAAACTCAAGATCAATGCCGTGATCGCCAAGATGGCCGAAGATTTCCGCGGCTGA
- a CDS encoding ABC transporter ATP-binding protein: MPPTQSQDLVPHLISLTRISKSFPTPTGPFLALKEITLRIAAGEFVAVVGKSGSGKSTLVNLLTGIDRATSGEIQVAGTAVHTLSQGGLAAWRGRNIGVVFQFFQLLPTLTVAENVMLPMDFCDTYPEAERRPRALALLNRVGIADQADKLPSALSGGQQQRAALARALANDPPILVADEPTGNLDSHTAEAVLDLFAELAGEGKTVVMVTHERDLGRFITRTVTLMDGEIVSEPLEKTARSFLFAPLGFPAVSHV, translated from the coding sequence ATGCCGCCAACCCAATCCCAAGACCTGGTTCCGCACCTGATCTCGCTCACCCGGATCTCCAAATCCTTTCCCACGCCCACGGGCCCATTCCTGGCGCTGAAGGAGATCACCCTCCGCATTGCCGCGGGGGAATTCGTCGCCGTGGTGGGCAAATCAGGAAGCGGAAAATCCACCCTGGTGAACCTGCTCACCGGCATCGACCGCGCCACGTCCGGGGAGATCCAGGTGGCGGGCACGGCGGTCCACACCCTCAGCCAGGGCGGGCTGGCGGCATGGCGGGGCCGGAATATTGGCGTTGTCTTCCAGTTCTTCCAGTTGCTGCCCACGCTCACCGTGGCGGAAAACGTGATGCTGCCCATGGATTTCTGCGACACCTACCCCGAAGCCGAGCGCCGCCCCCGCGCCCTGGCTCTGCTGAATCGCGTGGGCATCGCCGATCAGGCGGACAAGCTGCCTTCGGCCCTGTCCGGCGGGCAGCAGCAGCGCGCCGCCTTGGCCCGCGCCCTGGCCAACGACCCGCCCATCCTGGTGGCGGACGAGCCCACGGGCAACCTGGATTCCCACACAGCCGAAGCGGTGCTGGACCTCTTCGCGGAGCTCGCGGGCGAAGGCAAGACCGTGGTGATGGTGACCCACGAGCGGGACCTGGGCCGTTTCATCACCCGGACCGTGACCTTGATGGATGGGGAGATCGTCTCCGAGCCTTTGGAAAAAACGGCTCGGTCTTTCCTTTTCGCTCCCTTGGGTTTCCCGGCGGTGTCCCATGTTTAG
- a CDS encoding TetR/AcrR family transcriptional regulator — translation MVLKPAKLEDRRVARTRNRLQDALVALIVEKGYDAITVQDILDKADVGRSTFYAHFLDKQDLLMGGLERLKAALAEQQQAALKHPGTGQARAGSGATKGRPFAFSLPMLLHVKSHHRLYKAFVGRQSGTMVMLHIQRILADLARDEITARVPAKTRNALSRIPIEAVVQSTVGAYLALLVWWMDHKAPCTAEELDAMFQRLVLPGITALELQGSPAR, via the coding sequence ATGGTGTTGAAACCCGCGAAGCTGGAGGACCGCCGCGTGGCGCGGACGCGCAACCGGCTGCAGGATGCCCTGGTGGCGCTCATCGTGGAGAAGGGCTACGACGCCATCACCGTGCAGGACATTCTGGACAAGGCCGACGTGGGGCGCTCCACCTTCTACGCGCACTTCCTGGACAAGCAGGATCTGCTCATGGGCGGCCTGGAGCGGCTGAAGGCGGCGCTGGCGGAACAGCAACAGGCGGCCCTCAAGCATCCGGGCACGGGGCAGGCGCGCGCCGGCTCAGGTGCCACGAAGGGCCGCCCCTTCGCTTTCAGCCTGCCCATGCTCTTGCACGTGAAGAGCCACCACCGGCTCTACAAAGCGTTTGTCGGCCGCCAAAGCGGCACCATGGTCATGCTCCACATCCAGCGCATCCTGGCGGATCTGGCGCGAGATGAGATCACCGCCCGGGTGCCCGCCAAGACCCGCAATGCCCTGTCCCGCATCCCCATCGAAGCCGTGGTCCAATCCACCGTCGGCGCCTACCTGGCCCTGCTGGTTTGGTGGATGGACCACAAGGCGCCCTGCACCGCCGAGGAGCTGGACGCGATGTTTCAGAGGCTGGTGCTGCCGGGAATCACGGCGCTGGAGCTGCAGGGTTCCCCCGCGCGATAA
- a CDS encoding CPBP family intramembrane metalloprotease produces the protein MRTAFFNQDHRLRNGWWMLIFIGFVAAAGLVFIPLSLGLKKLGVSGEWLQPVPFVMTLLATWGCTRLRKEPLASIGFHLDLRWAKEIAWGTLMGAGVMLAAAGMTWAAGGVRFELDPARSLRTLGYGFYVMLVVGFFEESFFRGFLFQRLLDGTGVWVTQLVLALFFAFAHWGNPGMHGATMFWATLNISLAAVLLGLAYLRTRSLALPIGIHLGWNWMQGSVLGFGVSGNAGKGWVHPLFQGKPEWLTGGSFGLEASVFGVAAVLISIALLWKWKGSADVPADAPASASPHLDSTVSI, from the coding sequence GTGCGAACTGCCTTCTTCAATCAGGACCACCGCCTGCGCAATGGCTGGTGGATGCTCATCTTCATCGGATTCGTGGCGGCGGCGGGGCTGGTGTTCATTCCTCTCTCCTTGGGGCTGAAGAAGCTGGGCGTGTCCGGGGAATGGCTCCAGCCCGTGCCCTTCGTCATGACGCTCCTGGCCACCTGGGGCTGCACGCGGCTCCGGAAGGAACCCCTGGCCAGCATCGGCTTTCATCTGGACCTGCGCTGGGCCAAGGAGATCGCCTGGGGCACGTTGATGGGCGCGGGGGTGATGCTCGCCGCCGCCGGGATGACCTGGGCCGCAGGCGGCGTGCGCTTCGAGCTGGACCCTGCCCGCAGCCTGAGGACCCTCGGCTATGGGTTCTACGTGATGCTGGTGGTGGGTTTTTTCGAGGAAAGCTTCTTTCGGGGCTTCCTTTTCCAGCGGCTGCTGGACGGCACCGGCGTCTGGGTCACGCAGCTCGTGCTGGCGCTCTTCTTCGCCTTCGCCCACTGGGGCAATCCGGGCATGCACGGCGCCACCATGTTCTGGGCCACCCTCAACATCTCGCTGGCGGCGGTGCTCCTGGGCCTCGCCTACCTCCGCACGCGCAGCCTCGCCCTTCCCATCGGCATCCACCTGGGCTGGAACTGGATGCAGGGGAGCGTCCTGGGCTTCGGCGTCAGCGGCAATGCAGGGAAGGGTTGGGTCCACCCGCTCTTCCAGGGCAAGCCCGAATGGCTCACCGGCGGCTCTTTCGGCCTGGAGGCCAGTGTCTTCGGCGTGGCGGCGGTGCTGATCAGCATCGCCCTGCTGTGGAAATGGAAGGGCTCGGCCGATGTCCCAGCCGATGCCCCAGCTTCCGCATCGCCGCACCTGGATTCCACTGTTTCAATATGA
- a CDS encoding sensor histidine kinase has product MGLIIVKKMVTGMNGTIWMEPAQPRGTRMTFTLVSA; this is encoded by the coding sequence TTGGGCCTCATCATCGTGAAAAAGATGGTGACCGGGATGAACGGCACCATCTGGATGGAACCGGCCCAGCCCCGGGGCACCCGGATGACCTTCACGCTCGTGAGCGCCTGA
- a CDS encoding bacteriohemerythrin, translated as MESFRWDKHFITGLEEVDKQHHHLVDVINQFGELLMRSEGVTFTEIERVFGELAAYAQYHFSEEEMLMANAGIDPRHLEHHRHEHANFLHEVTQMHAGVSPENTDKAKLLLKFLVYWLAYHILGSDQTMARQIAAIRSGHTAADAYLAEEHMKEGAVEPLLYSLNGLFEQVSERNRELLHLNQTLEARVEERTRELAIANRRLEEIALTDALTGLPNRRHAMLRLARWWEETKDGCAPLACMMIDADGFKQINDNHGHDAGDEVLRQLSRHLRYSVRTDDVVCRLGGDEFLVICPRTPLDGAMQLAEKLRRVVAGLSVPAGHGEWRGSISIGVAVRTAGMGRVEDLIKAADEGVYIAKKQGRNRVAAESPGKKEMVQLL; from the coding sequence ATGGAATCCTTTCGCTGGGACAAACATTTCATCACCGGCCTGGAGGAGGTCGATAAACAGCACCACCACCTGGTGGACGTCATCAATCAGTTCGGCGAACTGCTGATGCGATCGGAAGGAGTCACCTTCACCGAAATTGAAAGGGTGTTCGGGGAGTTGGCGGCCTACGCCCAGTATCATTTCTCGGAAGAAGAGATGCTCATGGCCAATGCGGGGATAGACCCGCGCCACCTGGAGCACCACCGGCATGAACATGCCAATTTCCTGCATGAAGTGACGCAGATGCACGCCGGTGTTTCGCCGGAAAATACCGACAAAGCCAAACTGCTGCTGAAGTTCCTCGTCTATTGGCTGGCCTACCACATCCTCGGTTCCGACCAGACCATGGCGAGGCAGATCGCCGCGATCAGGTCCGGGCATACCGCGGCCGATGCCTACCTGGCCGAGGAGCACATGAAAGAAGGGGCCGTAGAACCATTGCTCTACTCGCTCAACGGCCTTTTCGAGCAAGTCTCTGAACGGAACCGAGAATTGCTCCATTTGAACCAGACGCTGGAAGCCAGGGTGGAGGAACGCACCAGGGAGTTGGCCATCGCCAACCGGCGGCTGGAGGAAATCGCATTGACCGATGCGCTTACCGGCTTGCCCAACCGGCGCCATGCGATGCTGCGCCTGGCGCGATGGTGGGAGGAAACCAAGGACGGATGCGCGCCGCTGGCCTGCATGATGATCGATGCGGACGGCTTCAAGCAGATCAATGACAACCATGGGCACGATGCGGGGGATGAGGTGCTGCGGCAACTATCCAGGCATCTGAGGTATTCCGTGCGAACGGACGACGTCGTATGCAGATTGGGAGGCGACGAATTTCTAGTCATTTGCCCCCGCACGCCGCTGGATGGGGCCATGCAGCTCGCCGAAAAACTGCGCCGGGTGGTGGCTGGGCTGAGCGTGCCCGCGGGCCATGGCGAATGGCGCGGCAGCATCAGCATCGGCGTGGCGGTGCGCACTGCGGGAATGGGGAGGGTCGAAGATCTGATCAAGGCTGCGGATGAGGGTGTGTATATCGCCAAGAAGCAGGGGCGAAACCGTGTGGCCGCGGAATCCCCAGGAAAAAAGGAAATGGTTCAACTCCTCTGA
- a CDS encoding AhpC/TSA family protein: MFAIPMPVPAIQETARPETTPEAAMKRSLKEGALAPDFTLPGADGKPVALSALLAKGPVILAFYRGAWCPFCNVQLGSYQKALARFQAKGATLVAVSPQVPEKGEAMAQKHQLTFPVLSDLGLKVARSYGLVFKAPANYTFLPEFNGDASGELPLAATFVIGQDRRILKAFGDPDYKQRASVEDLLAALPNQDK; the protein is encoded by the coding sequence ATGTTCGCGATTCCGATGCCGGTGCCGGCCATTCAAGAAACGGCCCGCCCCGAAACCACGCCCGAGGCGGCCATGAAACGCTCCTTGAAAGAAGGCGCCCTGGCCCCTGATTTCACGCTGCCCGGCGCCGACGGCAAGCCCGTGGCGCTCTCGGCCCTGCTCGCCAAAGGCCCCGTGATCCTGGCCTTCTACCGCGGCGCCTGGTGCCCCTTCTGCAATGTGCAGCTGGGCAGCTACCAGAAGGCCCTGGCGCGCTTCCAGGCCAAGGGTGCCACGCTCGTGGCGGTCTCGCCCCAGGTGCCGGAAAAGGGCGAGGCGATGGCCCAGAAACACCAGCTCACCTTCCCGGTGCTCAGCGATCTCGGGCTCAAGGTGGCCCGCTCCTACGGCCTGGTATTCAAGGCCCCGGCCAACTACACCTTCCTTCCGGAATTCAACGGCGACGCCAGCGGGGAGCTGCCCTTGGCGGCCACTTTCGTCATCGGCCAGGACCGCAGGATCCTGAAAGCCTTCGGGGACCCGGACTACAAGCAGCGCGCGAGCGTGGAAGATCTGCTAGCGGCTTTGCCGAACCAGGACAAATAA
- a CDS encoding sigma 54-interacting transcriptional regulator, producing MSYSALERVGRLEAWRAQADGHSAVLVGGSAQMAEVRKIVGLAARSDASVLITGETGTGKNLVARAIHHASARSAAPFVTVNCTALPENLIEAELFGWTRGAFTGAVASREGVLEMAEGGTLFLDEIGEMPMHLQVKLLSVLEDRMVTPLGGRVGKRVDVRIVAATNAILEKAIESRQFRSDLYFRLNVLRIELPPLREHLEDLPELCAFLQSNQAGQGRPLAAEELAHLAAYAWPGNVRELRNVLERAFLLDAPPSAFLPGGGIPVSAAASPDLEPAPLLTLEELEWQHLRRALQLHQGNFTRAAEALHISLSTLKRRMKKAPATGPV from the coding sequence ATGTCCTATTCGGCCCTCGAGCGGGTGGGCCGCCTGGAAGCCTGGCGGGCCCAGGCGGATGGCCATAGCGCGGTCCTGGTGGGCGGGTCCGCCCAGATGGCCGAAGTCAGGAAGATCGTCGGCCTCGCCGCAAGGTCCGATGCGTCCGTGCTCATCACCGGAGAGACGGGCACCGGCAAGAACCTAGTGGCCCGGGCGATCCATCACGCCAGCGCGCGGAGCGCGGCGCCCTTCGTGACGGTGAACTGCACGGCTTTGCCCGAGAACCTCATCGAAGCCGAGCTGTTCGGCTGGACCCGCGGAGCCTTCACCGGGGCGGTCGCCTCGCGCGAAGGCGTGCTGGAGATGGCGGAGGGGGGAACCCTGTTCCTGGACGAGATCGGGGAGATGCCCATGCACCTCCAGGTCAAGCTCCTGTCGGTGCTGGAGGACCGCATGGTCACGCCCCTGGGCGGCCGGGTGGGCAAACGGGTCGATGTGCGGATCGTGGCGGCGACGAACGCCATTCTGGAGAAGGCCATCGAATCCCGCCAGTTCCGTTCCGACCTGTACTTCCGCCTCAATGTGCTGCGGATCGAGCTGCCCCCGCTGCGCGAACACCTGGAGGATCTGCCGGAACTCTGCGCCTTTCTCCAATCCAATCAAGCCGGGCAAGGGCGGCCGCTTGCCGCCGAAGAGCTGGCCCATCTGGCGGCCTACGCGTGGCCGGGCAATGTGCGGGAATTGAGGAACGTCCTGGAACGCGCGTTCCTTCTGGATGCGCCCCCATCCGCCTTCCTGCCGGGCGGAGGGATCCCCGTGTCCGCCGCCGCGTCCCCGGACCTGGAGCCGGCTCCCCTCCTGACTCTGGAGGAATTGGAATGGCAACATCTCCGCCGCGCGCTCCAGCTTCATCAGGGCAACTTCACCCGCGCGGCCGAGGCGCTGCACATCTCCCTGTCGACGCTGAAACGCAGGATGAAGAAAGCTCCAGCGACCGGGCCAGTCTGA
- a CDS encoding HAMP domain-containing histidine kinase — protein MHLMILVFDVENRRVVFENRAVKQLLDTVGDHSYEGLNTLLMKRGMTFEDLEGDHVDGESMRVGSRLYGYTFYRSGGFVWVFLRDITERDRLEAIAGSVEQMNSLGFIFSAVRHELGNPIHSIKAAVSVLRSGLDRFPRETVAEYLESIEGELARAENLLRSLKSFSLFEQPEIKALDLASFFAQLKPLIEPDLVARGIGLEFEIDPGLPLVNADVRALHQILINLVANAADASGGEPEPLIRIRVVPGKNQVSVMVEDNGPGVPDHLKPRVFTRSSPPRSRARGWASSS, from the coding sequence ATGCACCTGATGATCCTCGTCTTCGACGTGGAGAACCGGCGCGTGGTGTTCGAGAACAGGGCCGTTAAGCAGCTGTTGGACACGGTCGGAGACCATAGCTACGAAGGCCTGAACACCCTGCTGATGAAGCGCGGCATGACCTTCGAAGATCTCGAGGGCGACCACGTGGACGGGGAGTCCATGCGTGTGGGCTCGCGGCTCTACGGCTACACGTTCTACCGTTCGGGCGGGTTCGTCTGGGTCTTCCTGCGCGACATCACCGAGCGGGACCGCCTGGAGGCCATCGCCGGTTCCGTGGAACAGATGAACAGCCTCGGCTTCATCTTCTCGGCGGTGCGCCATGAACTGGGCAACCCGATCCACTCGATAAAGGCCGCGGTCAGCGTCCTCCGGAGCGGTCTCGATAGGTTCCCCCGGGAGACCGTGGCCGAATACCTGGAGAGCATCGAAGGCGAGCTGGCCCGGGCCGAAAACCTGCTGCGGTCGCTGAAAAGCTTCTCGCTGTTCGAGCAACCCGAGATCAAGGCCCTGGACCTCGCCTCCTTCTTTGCGCAGTTGAAACCGCTGATCGAGCCCGACCTGGTGGCGCGGGGGATCGGCCTCGAATTCGAGATCGATCCGGGCCTTCCGCTGGTGAACGCCGATGTGCGGGCGCTGCACCAGATCCTGATCAACCTTGTGGCGAACGCGGCGGACGCCAGCGGCGGCGAGCCGGAACCCCTCATCCGGATCCGCGTGGTTCCCGGCAAGAACCAGGTGTCGGTGATGGTGGAGGACAACGGCCCCGGCGTGCCGGACCACCTCAAGCCGCGGGTCTTCACCCGTTCTTCACCACCAAGGAGCAGGGCACGGGGTTGGGCCTCATCATCGTGA
- a CDS encoding response regulator, producing MDPRKKLLIVDDNSLFRKCVADFFRDRFKVLEAGTCAAADGFLAQESIDLAILDEQLPDGSGLDLCRRLLKASPFAKVIYATAFPTFDHVVDALKVGPTTTFPSPSKSRPWATLWTG from the coding sequence ATGGACCCCCGGAAAAAGCTTTTGATCGTGGACGACAATTCGCTCTTCCGGAAATGCGTCGCGGATTTCTTCAGGGACCGGTTCAAGGTGCTGGAGGCTGGAACCTGCGCGGCTGCGGATGGGTTCCTCGCGCAGGAATCCATCGACCTCGCGATCCTGGATGAGCAGCTTCCGGATGGCAGCGGCCTCGACCTCTGCCGGCGCCTGCTCAAGGCGAGCCCCTTCGCCAAGGTGATCTACGCGACGGCCTTCCCCACCTTCGACCATGTGGTCGATGCCCTGAAAGTGGGGCCCACGACTACCTTTCCAAGCCCTTCGAAGTCGCGGCCCTGGGCCACGCTGTGGACCGGTTGA
- a CDS encoding dienelactone hydrolase family protein: MAETRTLNAATVGRYLVEPASHPAPGGAAPLLVGFHGYGQNAEMLLDELRRIPGAGAWTLVSVQALHRFYNTKTQEVVGSWMTSLDRHQAIGHNLAYVRSVVSALRAEGEPGNLVFMGFSQGAAMAWRAAAGCGLCDGLIVLGGDLPKDVAEAADLALPPVLLARGEADAFYGSNQFEKDLAVLGTRGVPVESLQFKGGHEWSQAFREATGRFLQRVLA, translated from the coding sequence ATGGCCGAAACCCGCACGCTCAACGCAGCCACCGTGGGCCGCTACCTGGTGGAACCCGCCTCCCATCCCGCGCCTGGGGGCGCGGCGCCGCTGCTGGTGGGCTTCCACGGCTACGGGCAGAACGCGGAGATGCTGCTGGATGAGCTGCGCCGCATTCCCGGAGCCGGCGCGTGGACCCTGGTGTCCGTGCAGGCCCTCCATCGCTTCTACAACACCAAAACGCAGGAAGTGGTGGGCTCCTGGATGACGAGCCTCGACCGTCACCAGGCCATCGGGCACAACCTGGCCTACGTGCGCAGCGTGGTTTCCGCGCTGCGGGCCGAAGGGGAGCCTGGCAATCTCGTGTTCATGGGCTTCTCCCAGGGCGCCGCCATGGCCTGGCGCGCCGCGGCCGGTTGCGGTCTCTGCGACGGCCTCATCGTGCTGGGCGGGGATCTGCCCAAGGATGTGGCCGAAGCGGCCGACCTCGCGCTGCCTCCGGTCCTTCTGGCCCGCGGCGAGGCGGATGCGTTCTATGGATCGAACCAGTTCGAGAAGGATCTGGCCGTTCTCGGAACCCGCGGTGTCCCCGTGGAATCCCTCCAGTTCAAGGGCGGCCATGAGTGGAGCCAAGCCTTCCGCGAGGCCACTGGTCGATTTCTGCAACGGGTCCTCGCCTAG